The following proteins are encoded in a genomic region of Neoarius graeffei isolate fNeoGra1 chromosome 6, fNeoGra1.pri, whole genome shotgun sequence:
- the LOC132887516 gene encoding uncharacterized protein LOC132887516, whose protein sequence is MNCTPPGQGWRFHQKIRVLATCGTFAKARCYLTRSLEEGYLTADLQSDDGEMGPRKRRPNKRYLEEDSEEEAGPSRRGRRPPSIDGTQLDSEWQFPSLNEDTQPGLFLHSQPLTHDSPSSETPPGPFLHSQPLTHDSPQPRHRFHATPLPSQQGNNQLLRDMGISTVIALLGQLREENRELKGEVGRLAQEVRALRREMGRQDTPQTSPLIKLPLSTMEEFLAAEALVKEDAKQKQLMVSTLALCGGTDVGVTVRRMLRSLLVNSLASQFNWAGKGEKTAFKDTKIHDVLFDALQKQLPGSTHATFSDAIKKWLKYALEREGGMRRREVGWHLETHSLLLTFFINAASN, encoded by the exons atgaactgcacccccccgggacaaggatggcgattccatcaaaaaataagggtgctggcaacctgtg GCACCTTTGCCAAAGCAAGATGTTACCTGACCCGATCGCTTGAGGAAGGCTACCTTACAGCAGACCTGCAATCGGATGATGGTGAGATGGGGCCAAGGAAAAGACG accaaacaaaaggtatttggaggaggacagcgaggaggaggcaggaccaagccgtagggggaggaggccaccatctattgacggcactcagctggacagcgagtggcaattcccctcccttaatgaag acacccagccaggcctgtttcttcacagccagccattaactcatg attcaccgtcgtcagaaaccccgccaggccctttccttcacagccagccactaacccatg attcaccccagccacgtcaccgcttccatg ccacacctctgccatcgcaacaggggaacaatcagttgctgcgtg acatgggcatcagcacagtcatcgctctccttggccagctgagggaggaaaacagggagctgaagggggaagtaggaaggctggcgcaagaggtcagggccctaaggagagagatggggagacaagacacaccccagacatcgcccctaatcaagctcccactctccaccatggaggagtttttggcagcagaggccctggtgaaggaagatgccaaacaaaagcagctaatg gtgtctaccttagccctttgtggaggaaccgacgtaggggtcacagtgaggcggatgctgcgtagcctcctggtcaacagcttggccagccaatttaactgggctggaaagggggaaaaaactgcgtttaaagacaccaagatccatgatgtcctgtttg atgctctacaaaagcagctgccagggagcacacacgctacttttagtgacgcaatcaagaagtggcttaagtatgcgctagagagagagggagggatgaggagacgtgaggtagggtggcatttagaaacccatagcctactgctgactttctttatcaatgctgcatcaaattaa